One window of the Pyrus communis chromosome 17, drPyrComm1.1, whole genome shotgun sequence genome contains the following:
- the LOC137722837 gene encoding riboflavin biosynthesis protein PYRR, chloroplastic-like, protein MHPMAALSFPPMRLYCGGGAATHNTSSNNNNLLGNHALDAAHIRRAAELADRSAGFTSPHPNFGCVIASKTGKVAGEGFLYAQGTKPAEVLAVDAAGDFSRRATAYLNMEPGDCHGDHSAVSALVQAGIERVVIGLRHPLQHLRGNAIRALRSQGLQVDVLGEDLNSKLIEEARKSCLLVNAPLICRAASRIPFSVLKYAMTLDGKIAASSGHAAWISSRTSRNRVFELRGRSDAVVVGGNTVRRDNPRLTARHGGGHMPMRIVMSQTLDLPEEAHLWDTSDVSTIVATQRGARRHFQKVLASKGIEVVEFDILNPREVMEYFHNRGYLSLLWECGGTLAAAAISSGVIHKVFAFVAPKIIGGKNAPSPVGELGMVEMTQAFDLIDVCYEQVGPDMLVSGFLQPIPDVTPVIPSVDETFEIDPTVTPYESRIISFYKTWDPYGAFSNFSPHRIKMPDDNGDYATWLSVEHYYQAQKFVGVDDPVAQDCVENIKSAKSPEEAARIGRSMQRKHPDLVRLDWESVKIEVMYRALKCKFSIYPHLNAMLLSTAGSVLVEASPHDLFWGGGRDGEGLNYLGRLLMQLRSEFLGESPTSS, encoded by the exons ATGCATCCAATGGCGGCGTTATCCTTCCCACCTATGAGACTCTACTGCGGTGGCGGCGCCGCCACACACAATACCAGCAGTAACAACAACAATTTACTCGGCAACCACGCGCTCGATGCCGCCCACATCCGGCGCGCTGCCGAGCTGGCCGACAGATCCGCCGGATTCACCTCTCCCCACCCAAACTTCGGGTGCGTCATCGCCTCCAAAACCGGAAAAGTCGCCGGCGAGGGCTTCCTCTACGCCCAGGGCACCAAACCCGCCGAGGTCCTTGCCGTCGATGCAGCTGGCGACTTCTCACGCCGCGCCACCGCTTATCTCAATATGGAGCCCGGTGATTGCCACGGTGACCACTCCGCCGTCTCCGCCCTCGTTCAG GCAGGGATTGAAAGGGTGGTGATTGGGTTGAGGCATCCATTGCAGCATTTAAGAGGGAATGCCATTCGGGCTCTGAGAAGTCAAGGCTTGCAAGTTGATGTTCTTGGTGAGGACCTCAACAGTAAACTCATTGAG GAAGCGCGTAAATCATGCCTGCTTGTCAATGCTCCGTTAATCTGTAGAGCTGCTTCTCGAATCCCCTTCTCTGTTCTCAAGTATGCCATGACTCTTGATG GAAAAATCGCTGCTAGCAGTGGACATGCAGCATGGATCAGCAGCAGAACATCTAGAAATCGAGTTTTTGAACTGCGGGGTAGAAGTGATGCAGTCGTTGTAGGAGGAAATACAGTGCGCAGGGACA ATCCTAGACTAACTGCAAGACATGGTGGTGGGCATATGCCTATGCGGATTGTAATGTCACAGACTCTTGATCTCCCTGAGGAAGCACACCTTTGGGATACCTCTGATGTATCTACTATAGTTGCAACACAAAGGGGTGCAAGAAGGCATTTCCAGAAAGTTCTTGCATCGAAAGGAATTGAAGTGGTGGAGTTTGATATCTTAAACCCCAGAGAAGTAATGGAATACTTCCATAATCGTGGATATCTTTCACTTTTGTGGGAGTGTGGAGGGACATTAGCTGCAGCAGCTATTTCATCTGGAGTAATACATAAG GTGTTCGCATTTGTTGCTCCTAAAATTATTGGTGGAAAGAATGCGCCATCCCCTGTGGGTGAACTCGGGATGGTTGAAATGACACAAGCCTTCGATCTAATTGATGTCTGCTATGAGCAG GTTGGACCTGATATGCTTGTTAGTGGATTTCTTCAACCCATACCAGATGTGACCCCTGTTATTCCATCAGTTGATGAAACATTTGAAATTGATCCAACTGTGACTCCTTATGAATCAAGGATCATATCCTTCTATAAAACATGGGACCCCTACGGCGCTTTCTCAAATTTTTCACCTCACCGAATTAAGATGCCTGATGACAATGGTGATTATGCAACTTGGTTGAGTGTCGAGCATTACTATCAG GCTCAGAAGTTTGTTGGGGTGGATGATCCTGTGGCACAAGATTGTGTTGAAAATATTAAGTCTGCCAAAAGTCCGGAAGAGGCAGCACGGATAGGAAGGTCAATGCAGAGGAAGCACCCTGATTTG GTAAGGTTGGACTGGGAAAGTGTCAAGATTGAAGTGATGTATAGAGCACTGAAATGCAAGTTCTCAATTTATCCACATTTGAATGCTATGTTGCTGTCAACTGCTGGATCTGTTCTTGTTGAAGCTTCACCGCATGATCTTTTCTGGGGAGGAGGTCGGGATGGAGAAGGCCTAAATTATCTGGGCAGGCTTTTGATGCAGTTGAGATCAGAGTTTCTTGGCGAGTCCCCTACGTCCAGTTAG